The proteins below are encoded in one region of Lonchura striata isolate bLonStr1 chromosome 1, bLonStr1.mat, whole genome shotgun sequence:
- the LOC110479303 gene encoding uncharacterized protein LOC110479303 — MKKLATREKSPGRYVDHNYIKKDESDATDFEGGEQSLIEDLIHLSVHNATDLETSKPNTSIKCETKETIYISKGTMGSVHTKLLHYYHKKEKKNRKKKRTKGSKEDTILVDILNLQSRILSVRKLQDERKLQDELSIVLPVPFLRCF; from the exons ATGAAGAAATTAGCCACAAGAGAAAAAAGCCCTGGAAG atATGTTGACCACAACTACATTAAGAAAGATG AGTCTGATGCAACTGACTTTGAAGGAGGGGAGCAGTCTCTGATAGAAGACCTAATTCATCTCAGTGTCCATAATGCCACAGATCTGGAGACAAGCAAGCCTAACACCAGCATCAAGTGTGAAACTAAAGAGACCATTTATATTAGTAAAGGCACCATGGGCTCAGTACATACAAAACTCCTTCACTACtaccacaaaaaagaaaaaaaaaatagaaaaaaaaagaggacaaaAGGATCCAAGGAAGATACTATTCTAGTGGATATACTAAATCTTCAAAGCCGCATTTTATCTGTAAGAAAGCTGCAAGATGAAAGAAAGCTGCAAGATGAGTTATCAATTGTTCTACCTGTTCCTTTCCTTAGATGTTTTTGA